The following proteins are co-located in the Spirosoma montaniterrae genome:
- the accD gene encoding acetyl-CoA carboxylase, carboxyltransferase subunit beta, translated as MSWFVRKDKGIQTPTEMKREAPDGLWYQCPNCKKAMHTREHKLNAYTCVHCNYHEKIGSEAYFSILFDNNTFTELDANMMSADPLNFTDTKSYPGRVKATMMKTGLKDAVRTAYGPMNDQIVTVACMDFSFIGGSMGSVVGEKIARAIDHAIASRTPFLMISRSGGARMMEAGYSLMQMAKTSAKLALLSQARLPYVSLLTDPTTGGVTASYAMLGDFNIAEPGALIGFAGPRVIRETIGKDLPKGFQEAEFVLEHGFLDFIVDRKDLKDKLSSLFGMLE; from the coding sequence ATGTCCTGGTTTGTCCGAAAAGATAAGGGAATTCAGACCCCGACCGAAATGAAACGGGAAGCCCCCGACGGTCTGTGGTATCAGTGTCCGAACTGCAAAAAAGCCATGCACACGCGCGAACACAAGCTGAATGCCTACACGTGCGTACATTGCAATTATCACGAAAAAATAGGTTCCGAAGCCTACTTTTCCATCCTCTTTGATAACAACACATTTACCGAACTCGACGCAAACATGATGTCGGCAGACCCACTCAATTTTACCGATACAAAATCGTATCCGGGGCGGGTAAAAGCGACCATGATGAAAACCGGCCTGAAAGATGCCGTTCGGACAGCCTACGGGCCAATGAATGATCAGATTGTGACGGTTGCCTGTATGGACTTTAGCTTCATCGGTGGCTCTATGGGGTCGGTAGTCGGCGAGAAAATTGCACGGGCCATCGATCATGCAATTGCCAGCCGAACGCCGTTTCTGATGATTTCGCGGTCGGGCGGGGCGCGTATGATGGAAGCCGGTTATTCGCTGATGCAAATGGCGAAAACGTCGGCCAAACTCGCGTTGCTGTCTCAAGCCAGACTACCTTACGTTTCGCTGCTGACCGACCCGACCACGGGGGGCGTTACGGCCTCGTATGCGATGCTGGGCGATTTCAATATTGCCGAACCGGGCGCGCTCATTGGCTTTGCCGGGCCGCGCGTGATCCGCGAAACCATTGGCAAAGATTTGCCAAAAGGCTTTCAGGAAGCCGAATTTGTACTCGAACATGGCTTTCTGGACTTCATCGTCGACCGGAAAGATTTAAAAGATAAACTGTCGAGTTTATTTGGGATGTTGGAATAG
- a CDS encoding FtsK/SpoIIIE family DNA translocase, translated as MAQPTTPPRPNTIRRNTERTEPRQPRMMRDKASVNGSRLPSFNWGAALDRWFTDQRFTLTLGVLLMVLAVGLLVAFVSYLINGNADQSTVDAGMGQSLAESATETRNWLGLAGAAVAHVFVFRWFGVGALALPVIVFLAGAKLTFRRELLPLQRTTAGLLFAAVWCSLVLGYVVLTTDSAETASVWCGGIGYETNVALYGLFGWGNLALIGFLLFSFVVYFFDVRNLKMPDFSAQRPTKRRYTDDSTFQTFDESEQTDEPENDEAPETADQTPQKYATPIAETPTEIQPNQVSNQPIETPLPDVVTQSSGVAFSVKNRDAISDEPDSEVDVMPTPAFEPDPFEDDDLVAIHGLYDPTLDLPQYQYPTNNLLTDYPNSRKGSVSDDELTANKERIENTLRNFGIEIDSIQASIGPTVTLYEIVPAKGVRISKIKSLEDDIALSLSALGIRIIAPMPGQGTIGIEVPNKNREMVSMRSMITSEVFSNSKFDLPVVLGKTISNEIYIADLAKMPHLLMAGATGQGKSVGLNVLLTSLIYKKHPSQLKLVLVDPKKVELTLFNKLERHFLAKLPDSEEPIITDTKKVVNTLNSLCIEMDNRYNLLKDAGCRNLKEYNAKFVKRRLNPEKGHRFLPYIVLIIDELADLMMTAGKEVEQPVARLAQLARAIGIHLVVATQRPSVNVITGLIKANFPARLSFKVTSKIDSRTILDTGGAEQLVGMGDMLLSSNSDIIRLQCPFVDTNEIEELCDFVGNQRGYEAAYALPEFVGDEGGQGDDKDVDLDNRDPMFDEAARLIVIHQQGSTSLIQRKLKLGYNRAGRLVDQLEAAKIVGPFEGSKARDVLVTDLQTLEEMLKRLKRE; from the coding sequence ATGGCTCAACCAACTACACCACCTCGCCCAAACACTATCCGACGAAACACCGAACGTACTGAACCCCGCCAACCCCGCATGATGCGCGACAAAGCTTCGGTTAATGGGTCGCGGCTGCCGTCGTTCAACTGGGGAGCGGCTCTCGACCGCTGGTTTACCGATCAGCGTTTCACGCTCACATTGGGCGTGTTGCTGATGGTGTTGGCCGTTGGGTTGCTGGTGGCATTTGTTTCTTATTTGATTAACGGCAACGCCGACCAAAGCACGGTCGACGCGGGCATGGGACAGTCGCTGGCAGAGTCGGCGACAGAAACGCGAAACTGGCTGGGCCTGGCTGGTGCAGCGGTGGCGCACGTGTTTGTGTTCCGGTGGTTTGGCGTGGGTGCGCTGGCTTTACCGGTAATCGTATTTCTGGCGGGGGCAAAGCTCACCTTCAGGCGCGAGTTGCTGCCGTTGCAGCGCACAACGGCAGGGCTATTGTTTGCGGCTGTCTGGTGCAGTCTGGTTCTGGGCTACGTTGTACTGACAACTGATTCTGCCGAAACGGCCAGTGTCTGGTGCGGGGGTATTGGTTACGAAACCAACGTGGCTCTCTACGGCCTCTTCGGCTGGGGCAATCTGGCACTCATCGGCTTCCTGCTATTCAGCTTCGTTGTTTACTTCTTCGACGTTCGGAACCTGAAAATGCCCGATTTTTCGGCACAACGACCAACCAAACGCCGATATACCGACGATTCGACGTTTCAGACGTTCGATGAGAGCGAACAGACTGATGAACCCGAAAACGATGAAGCTCCTGAAACGGCTGACCAGACTCCTCAGAAATACGCAACGCCAATTGCAGAGACACCAACCGAAATTCAACCTAATCAGGTAAGTAATCAACCCATAGAAACACCACTACCCGACGTGGTAACGCAATCATCAGGGGTAGCGTTCTCGGTTAAAAACCGCGATGCTATCAGTGACGAACCTGATAGCGAAGTGGATGTAATGCCCACGCCGGCCTTTGAACCCGACCCGTTTGAAGACGACGACCTGGTTGCGATTCACGGCCTTTATGACCCTACCCTCGACCTGCCGCAGTATCAATATCCAACGAACAATCTGCTGACAGACTACCCGAACAGCCGCAAAGGCTCGGTCTCTGACGATGAACTGACGGCAAACAAAGAACGCATTGAAAATACGTTGAGGAACTTCGGTATTGAAATCGATTCCATTCAGGCATCCATCGGCCCAACAGTTACGCTGTACGAAATTGTACCGGCTAAAGGTGTCAGGATATCCAAAATCAAAAGCCTCGAAGACGATATCGCGCTGAGTTTGTCGGCTTTGGGCATTCGGATTATCGCGCCGATGCCCGGTCAGGGTACTATCGGCATTGAAGTGCCCAATAAAAACCGCGAGATGGTATCGATGCGGTCGATGATTACCAGCGAGGTGTTTAGCAACAGCAAGTTCGATTTGCCGGTGGTGCTGGGCAAAACCATCTCGAACGAAATCTATATTGCCGACCTCGCCAAAATGCCGCACCTGCTCATGGCCGGTGCCACAGGGCAGGGTAAGTCGGTAGGTCTGAATGTATTGCTGACGTCGCTGATTTATAAAAAACACCCGTCGCAGTTGAAGTTAGTGCTCGTTGACCCCAAGAAGGTTGAACTAACGCTGTTCAATAAACTCGAACGGCATTTCTTAGCCAAGCTGCCCGATTCTGAAGAGCCAATCATCACCGATACCAAGAAAGTAGTTAATACGCTCAACTCGTTGTGTATCGAGATGGACAATCGCTACAATCTGCTGAAAGATGCCGGTTGTCGCAATTTGAAAGAATACAACGCGAAGTTTGTGAAACGGCGGCTAAACCCCGAAAAAGGGCACCGGTTTCTGCCGTATATCGTGCTGATTATCGATGAGTTGGCCGATCTGATGATGACCGCTGGGAAAGAAGTAGAGCAGCCTGTTGCCCGATTGGCGCAGTTGGCACGAGCTATCGGCATTCACCTCGTAGTGGCAACGCAGCGGCCTTCGGTCAACGTCATTACGGGCTTGATTAAAGCCAACTTCCCCGCACGACTATCCTTTAAAGTGACCTCAAAAATTGACTCGCGCACCATCCTTGACACGGGCGGAGCCGAACAGTTAGTGGGCATGGGCGACATGCTGCTATCGTCTAATTCTGACATCATCCGGCTACAGTGCCCCTTTGTCGATACCAATGAAATTGAAGAACTCTGTGATTTCGTAGGTAATCAGCGTGGCTATGAGGCCGCTTATGCACTACCCGAATTTGTGGGCGATGAGGGTGGACAAGGCGATGATAAAGACGTGGACCTCGACAACCGCGACCCCATGTTCGACGAAGCCGCCCGGCTCATTGTCATTCATCAGCAGGGCAGTACCTCGCTCATTCAGCGTAAACTTAAACTCGGCTACAACCGGGCTGGTCGGCTGGTCGATCAGTTGGAAGCGGCTAAAATTGTTGGCCCTTTTGAAGGCAGTAAAGCCCGCGACGTACTCGTAACTGACTTGCAGACACTGGAGGAGATGCTGAAACGGCTTAAGAGAGAGTGA
- a CDS encoding LytR/AlgR family response regulator transcription factor, which produces MSDLTLPFWGYRKKMPMHRIVRLEGEGNYTVFHFDDGTQLMVSLTLKKMQSRLPSNVFVRPHKKNIINLLYLEGIHPDRQQLSVSLVNGDRVEVSRRKASNFIRQVKGFQQELQAIEA; this is translated from the coding sequence ATGTCTGATCTCACACTTCCTTTCTGGGGATACCGCAAAAAAATGCCCATGCACCGCATTGTACGGCTCGAAGGCGAGGGCAACTACACCGTGTTTCATTTTGATGACGGCACCCAATTGATGGTTTCGCTGACGCTGAAGAAGATGCAAAGCCGGTTGCCTTCGAATGTGTTCGTGCGTCCGCACAAGAAAAACATCATCAATCTGCTGTATCTGGAAGGCATTCATCCCGACCGGCAGCAGTTGAGCGTGAGCCTTGTCAACGGCGACCGCGTTGAAGTCTCGCGCCGAAAAGCCAGCAACTTTATCAGGCAGGTGAAAGGGTTTCAGCAGGAATTACAAGCGATAGAAGCCTAA
- a CDS encoding AMP-binding protein, with protein METQQTNLTYPWRRFYPKGVPHEINPDAYPSLAALMEEGFQRFADRPAYACMGKHITFSELDKLSQQFASFLQNDLKLQKGDRIAIQMPNTLQYPVAMFGALRAGLAVVNTNPLYTPREMQHQFKDSGAKAIVILANFAGNLEKILDRTDIKHVVITELGDLLGFPKKLLVNAVVKYVKKLVPAYKLPNAISFGDALNRGIRQPFRPVDIKNTDMAFVQYTGGTTGVSKGAVLSHRNIISNVECQHVWMSPGNVSDGEGVIVAALPLYHVYALTTNALAALKSGAMNLLITNPRDLNAFIDDLKKYKVTAFTGVNTLYNGLLNHPRITEVDWSYLSVTSAGGMALQTTVAERWAKLTGNTPCEGYGLTETSPVLCSNPVDGSVRVGTIGIPWPSTDMKIIREDGTDAAIGEPGEIVARGPQVFGGYYNRPDETEKCMIDGWFKTGDVGVMNEDGFFKIVDRKKDMILVSGFNVYPNEIEDVVAQCPGVLEAACIGVPDAKSNEAVKVFVVKKDPELTVDTIKAFCRENLTAYKVPRYIEFRTELPKSNVGKILRKPLRDEELAKIK; from the coding sequence ATGGAGACCCAGCAAACTAACTTGACTTATCCCTGGCGACGCTTTTACCCCAAAGGCGTACCTCACGAAATAAACCCCGATGCGTATCCCTCGCTGGCAGCTCTGATGGAAGAAGGCTTTCAGCGTTTCGCCGACCGCCCTGCCTATGCCTGCATGGGTAAGCATATCACGTTCAGCGAGTTAGATAAACTGTCGCAGCAATTCGCATCGTTTTTGCAGAACGACTTGAAACTGCAAAAAGGGGATCGTATTGCCATTCAAATGCCAAATACGCTGCAATACCCAGTGGCGATGTTCGGTGCGTTGCGGGCCGGGCTGGCGGTGGTAAATACCAACCCGCTTTATACCCCTCGCGAAATGCAGCATCAGTTCAAAGATTCGGGGGCGAAGGCCATAGTTATTCTGGCAAACTTTGCCGGGAATCTGGAAAAAATTCTGGACAGAACCGATATTAAGCATGTGGTCATCACAGAGTTAGGCGATTTACTGGGATTCCCGAAAAAACTGCTTGTAAACGCTGTTGTCAAGTACGTTAAGAAACTGGTTCCTGCTTATAAACTGCCGAACGCTATTTCGTTTGGCGATGCGCTGAACCGGGGCATCCGACAACCGTTCCGCCCCGTCGACATCAAGAATACGGATATGGCGTTTGTGCAATACACCGGCGGCACAACGGGCGTATCGAAAGGGGCCGTACTAAGCCACCGCAATATCATTTCAAACGTTGAATGCCAGCATGTCTGGATGAGTCCGGGTAATGTATCAGATGGCGAAGGCGTTATTGTGGCTGCGTTGCCGCTATATCACGTATACGCACTGACAACCAACGCATTAGCCGCTTTGAAGAGTGGAGCTATGAACCTGCTCATTACAAACCCGCGCGACCTGAATGCGTTTATTGATGATCTGAAAAAATATAAGGTAACGGCTTTTACGGGCGTCAATACGCTCTACAATGGCCTGTTGAACCACCCGCGCATCACCGAGGTCGACTGGAGCTATCTGAGTGTAACGTCGGCGGGCGGTATGGCTTTGCAAACTACCGTGGCCGAGCGTTGGGCAAAACTGACCGGCAACACCCCCTGCGAAGGCTACGGCCTGACCGAAACGTCGCCCGTGCTGTGTTCCAATCCCGTCGACGGATCGGTGCGAGTGGGAACTATCGGTATTCCCTGGCCCAGCACCGACATGAAAATTATCCGTGAAGACGGCACTGACGCAGCCATTGGCGAGCCGGGTGAGATTGTGGCGCGTGGCCCGCAGGTATTTGGCGGCTACTATAACCGTCCCGACGAAACGGAAAAGTGCATGATCGATGGGTGGTTTAAAACCGGTGATGTGGGCGTGATGAATGAAGACGGTTTTTTCAAAATCGTTGATCGCAAGAAAGACATGATTTTAGTATCGGGCTTCAACGTATACCCGAACGAGATCGAAGACGTTGTAGCCCAGTGTCCCGGCGTTCTGGAAGCGGCCTGTATTGGCGTACCCGACGCAAAATCGAACGAAGCCGTGAAAGTCTTCGTCGTGAAAAAAGACCCGGAATTGACCGTTGACACAATCAAGGCGTTCTGCCGCGAAAACCTCACAGCCTACAAAGTACCCAGATACATTGAGTTTCGGACTGAACTACCCAAATCGAATGTTGGTAAAATCCTGCGGAAGCCGCTGCGGGACGAAGAATTAGCAAAAATAAAGTAA
- a CDS encoding quinone-dependent dihydroorotate dehydrogenase, which translates to MYKRILLPILFRFDAETIHHTVTSLLKFALAIPGVSAICRKLYVLEDKRLERTVFGLTFPNPVGMAAGFDKNAELVSELSDLGFGFVEIGTVTPRPQPGNPRPRLFRLKADAGLINRMGFNNKGVGPAVERLRNVGRNRVGQPDGGRRVIVGGNIGKNKDTPNEQALSDYLASFRELFDVVDYFVVNVSSPNTPGLRDLQEREPLTNLLTALQAENRLYAAPKPILLKIAPDLTNGQLDDIIAIVSETGIAGVIATNTTVSRANLLTDAAIVEQMGAGGVSGQPLRERATEVIRYLHTKSGGAFPIIGVGGIASAADAQEKLQAGASLVQVYTSFIYEGPGLAKKICQGIL; encoded by the coding sequence ATGTACAAACGCATTCTTCTTCCGATTCTGTTTCGGTTCGACGCCGAAACGATTCACCATACCGTAACATCGCTGCTGAAATTCGCGCTGGCGATACCGGGCGTGTCGGCCATCTGCCGTAAGCTATACGTGCTGGAAGATAAACGACTGGAACGCACGGTGTTTGGGCTAACGTTTCCAAATCCGGTGGGGATGGCGGCTGGGTTCGATAAAAATGCGGAGCTGGTCAGCGAGTTAAGCGACCTGGGTTTTGGCTTTGTAGAAATAGGCACCGTAACGCCCCGCCCGCAGCCGGGCAACCCGCGCCCACGTCTGTTTCGCCTGAAAGCCGACGCAGGACTGATTAATCGGATGGGGTTCAACAACAAAGGCGTTGGTCCGGCAGTGGAGCGGCTACGCAACGTTGGCCGTAACCGGGTAGGTCAACCTGATGGCGGTCGACGTGTAATTGTAGGCGGCAACATCGGCAAAAATAAGGATACGCCTAATGAGCAGGCCCTGAGCGATTATCTGGCAAGTTTTCGGGAATTGTTTGATGTAGTCGATTACTTCGTGGTCAACGTCAGTTCGCCCAATACGCCCGGTCTGCGCGATTTACAGGAACGCGAACCACTCACGAACCTGCTTACGGCTCTCCAGGCCGAGAATCGGCTCTATGCTGCACCGAAGCCGATCCTGCTTAAAATTGCCCCCGATCTTACCAACGGGCAGTTAGACGACATCATTGCCATCGTTTCCGAAACGGGCATCGCGGGTGTCATTGCCACCAACACCACTGTCAGCCGCGCTAACCTGCTGACCGATGCTGCCATAGTTGAGCAGATGGGTGCGGGTGGCGTTAGTGGGCAGCCGCTGCGCGAACGGGCTACGGAAGTGATCCGCTATCTGCATACTAAATCAGGAGGAGCGTTTCCGATCATCGGCGTCGGGGGTATTGCGTCGGCGGCAGATGCACAGGAGAAACTACAGGCCGGAGCTTCGCTGGTACAGGTCTATACCAGCTTCATTTATGAAGGGCCGGGGCTGGCGAAGAAAATCTGCCAGGGAATACTTTAG
- a CDS encoding DUF5103 domain-containing protein: MTKPLAFAFFILHLSLPHAFAQSVPNIDRIYDPQVQTVLLYPLISQKPADRDAGSPTLLLNPPVVSLDEPVPLQLEFDDLTADYRSFRAKLVHCDANWQKSVLNDIEYTFEYNDNPITDYAVSVNAKVPYYHYRFTLPRVKLPGNYLLVVYDERNPRNTILTRRFSTYQNRLTVAAAVRFSTDPARQFTDQQIDLNIDYKGYQVLSPQDDFRVVIRQNYRDDRILTNLRPTNVRAFDQVLEYRVVDLSNTIPGGNEFRFFDIRTVVSRGNFIERINRPADRNIAYVQADVPRSQGAYIQSDDFNGQYIIDNRETGNGATGADYIETVFTLRTPEIPGVSLFVNGAFNLWQLNDRNRMTFDAGEGTYRAAILLKQGVYNYNYVVQTSGSQPRIDEMYIEGSYSATENEYEVFVYHRPPAARADQLVGYRRIGVNRRK; this comes from the coding sequence ATGACAAAGCCACTGGCCTTCGCATTTTTCATTCTTCATCTTTCACTGCCACATGCCTTTGCTCAGTCGGTGCCGAACATCGACCGGATCTATGACCCGCAGGTGCAGACGGTACTGTTGTATCCGCTTATCAGCCAAAAGCCTGCCGACCGGGATGCCGGATCGCCTACGCTCCTGTTGAATCCGCCTGTTGTGTCGCTCGATGAGCCGGTACCGCTCCAACTGGAATTCGATGATTTAACGGCTGACTACCGGTCATTTCGGGCAAAATTAGTGCATTGTGATGCCAACTGGCAGAAATCGGTACTGAACGATATTGAGTATACGTTTGAATATAACGACAACCCGATTACCGACTATGCCGTGTCGGTCAATGCCAAGGTTCCGTACTACCATTACCGCTTCACACTGCCGCGTGTCAAACTACCCGGCAACTATCTGTTAGTGGTGTATGATGAGCGAAATCCGCGCAATACAATTCTTACGCGCCGGTTTAGTACCTACCAGAACCGGCTGACGGTGGCTGCCGCCGTTCGTTTCTCGACCGACCCGGCCCGGCAGTTCACCGACCAGCAAATCGACCTCAACATCGACTACAAAGGCTATCAGGTACTTTCGCCACAAGACGACTTTCGGGTAGTCATTCGTCAGAACTACCGCGACGACCGGATTCTTACCAACCTGCGTCCGACCAACGTGCGGGCTTTCGATCAGGTGCTGGAATATCGGGTGGTCGACCTGAGCAATACCATACCGGGGGGTAATGAGTTCCGGTTTTTCGACATTCGTACAGTGGTTTCGCGTGGCAATTTTATTGAGCGCATCAACCGCCCTGCCGACCGTAACATAGCGTATGTGCAGGCCGACGTGCCGCGCAGTCAGGGCGCATACATTCAGAGCGATGACTTTAACGGCCAATACATCATCGACAATCGCGAAACGGGCAACGGAGCCACCGGGGCCGATTACATCGAGACCGTGTTTACGCTGCGTACCCCCGAAATTCCGGGGGTGAGCCTGTTCGTAAATGGTGCGTTCAATCTGTGGCAGCTAAACGACCGTAACCGTATGACGTTCGACGCCGGAGAAGGCACGTATCGGGCGGCTATTTTGCTGAAACAGGGCGTGTATAACTACAATTACGTAGTGCAGACTAGCGGTTCGCAGCCCCGTATCGATGAAATGTACATTGAAGGCAGCTATTCGGCTACGGAGAATGAGTACGAAGTGTTTGTTTATCATCGCCCGCCAGCCGCCCGCGCCGATCAGTTGGTGGGCTACCGGCGTATTGGCGTAAACCGACGAAAATGA
- a CDS encoding radical SAM protein, which translates to MRLVRSPVLCNYYVTYRCNATCGFCDIWERPSPYVTLDNARANLRDLRRLGVRVIDFTGGEPLLHRQLPELLEEAKRLGFITTVTTNALLYPKQAERLRGLVDMLHFSLDSPVAEEHDRSRGVRCFDKVMESIQIARQLGERPDILFTVFEHNVQQIRDMYDTICRPNKLVLILNPVFEYNGVDTGGALSTDALQQLTNWGRQPGVYLNDAFVQLRRDGGNHVDKPVCRAGSTTIVISPENKLVLPCYHLGLKDFSINDDLYTLYRSEEVQKMVALEGRLPACEGCAINCYMQPSFAVDVNRYFWKALPSTLKYNWMKGTWKQLF; encoded by the coding sequence ATGCGCCTTGTTCGTAGCCCGGTTTTGTGTAATTACTACGTCACGTATCGCTGCAACGCAACCTGCGGCTTTTGCGATATCTGGGAGCGTCCGTCGCCCTACGTTACGCTCGACAATGCCCGTGCTAACCTGCGCGACCTTCGGCGGCTGGGAGTGCGGGTTATTGATTTTACCGGGGGCGAACCATTGCTACACCGACAGTTGCCCGAACTGCTTGAGGAGGCCAAACGGCTTGGTTTCATTACCACCGTTACGACCAACGCGCTGCTGTATCCCAAACAGGCCGAACGCCTGCGCGGACTGGTCGACATGCTCCATTTTTCGCTCGATTCGCCCGTGGCCGAAGAACACGACCGCAGCCGGGGCGTTCGCTGTTTCGATAAGGTGATGGAGTCTATTCAAATAGCCCGGCAACTCGGCGAACGCCCTGACATTCTGTTCACGGTTTTCGAGCATAACGTGCAGCAGATCAGGGATATGTATGATACTATCTGCCGCCCAAACAAGCTGGTATTGATTCTGAACCCGGTTTTTGAGTATAACGGCGTTGATACAGGCGGTGCGCTCTCAACCGACGCGCTGCAACAATTAACCAACTGGGGCAGGCAACCCGGTGTGTACCTGAACGACGCGTTTGTGCAACTCCGGCGCGACGGCGGCAACCACGTCGACAAACCCGTGTGCCGGGCGGGTAGTACCACGATTGTGATCTCGCCCGAAAACAAGCTCGTGTTGCCCTGTTACCACCTTGGTTTGAAAGATTTCTCGATTAATGACGATCTGTATACGCTCTATCGCTCGGAAGAGGTGCAGAAGATGGTGGCTTTAGAAGGTCGCTTACCCGCCTGCGAAGGCTGCGCCATCAACTGCTACATGCAGCCATCTTTTGCCGTTGACGTAAACCGGTATTTCTGGAAAGCGTTGCCGAGTACCCTGAAATACAATTGGATGAAAGGCACCTGGAAGCAGTTGTTTTAG
- the cysM gene encoding cysteine synthase CysM: protein MATLLDLVGNTPLVEINRMGANRINPNVKIYGKLEGNNPGGSVKDRAASSMIEGALLRGDLKPGMKLIEATSGNTGIALAMIARLYSIDIELVMPANSTRERVLTMEAFGAKVILSETIEAARDYAEAQVQQGGYLMLNQFANPDNYLAHYRTTGPEIWRDTAGQITHFVSSMGTTGTIMGTSRFLKEQNSTVQIVGCQPTDGSSIPGIRKWPTEYLPKIYDAQRVDRIIEVSEADAVETTRQLANVEGIFAGMSSGGSVWSALKLAEELESGVIVCIICDRGDRYLSSGLFG, encoded by the coding sequence ATGGCTACTTTGCTCGATTTAGTTGGTAATACGCCCTTGGTTGAAATTAACCGGATGGGTGCCAATCGAATCAATCCGAACGTTAAAATTTACGGCAAATTAGAAGGCAACAACCCCGGCGGCAGCGTGAAAGACCGGGCGGCTTCCAGTATGATTGAGGGAGCTTTGTTGCGGGGCGATCTGAAACCGGGTATGAAGCTCATTGAAGCTACGAGCGGTAATACAGGCATTGCCCTTGCTATGATTGCCCGGCTTTATAGTATCGACATTGAACTGGTTATGCCTGCTAACTCGACCCGCGAACGCGTACTGACCATGGAAGCGTTTGGCGCAAAAGTTATCCTGAGCGAAACCATCGAAGCGGCCCGCGATTATGCCGAGGCTCAGGTGCAGCAAGGTGGCTACCTGATGCTGAATCAGTTTGCTAACCCCGACAATTATCTGGCCCACTACCGGACCACCGGCCCCGAAATCTGGCGCGATACCGCCGGGCAGATTACGCATTTCGTGTCGTCGATGGGCACAACGGGCACTATTATGGGTACATCGCGTTTCCTGAAAGAACAAAATTCCACCGTCCAGATTGTGGGGTGCCAGCCTACCGACGGGTCGTCTATTCCCGGCATTCGCAAATGGCCGACTGAGTACCTGCCCAAAATCTATGATGCCCAGCGCGTTGATCGAATCATTGAGGTATCGGAAGCCGATGCTGTTGAAACAACGCGGCAATTAGCCAATGTCGAAGGTATTTTTGCAGGCATGAGCAGTGGGGGCAGCGTATGGTCGGCTCTGAAATTGGCTGAAGAGCTTGAGTCGGGCGTTATCGTTTGCATCATCTGCGACCGGGGCGACCGCTACCTGTCGTCGGGGTTGTTTGGGTAA